One window of the Anomalospiza imberbis isolate Cuckoo-Finch-1a 21T00152 chromosome 12, ASM3175350v1, whole genome shotgun sequence genome contains the following:
- the CBFA2T3 gene encoding protein CBFA2T3 isoform X3: MPDSPADVKTQARSTPPSMPPPPPAASQGATRHPSFTPSTNRDAGPPTFLPRGRFHGCLKWSMVCLLMNGSSHSPTAINGAPSTPNGFSNGPATSSSASLSTHQLPPACGARQLSKLKRFLTTLQQFGNDISPEIGERVRTLVLGLVNSTLTIEEFHAKLQEATNFPLRPFVIPFLKANLPLLQRELLHCARMAKQTPAQYLAQHEQLLLDANASSPIDSSELLLEVGESGKRRTPDRTKENGLDRDPLHPEHLSKRPCTMSPAQRYSPSNGLSHPPNGLGHAPAGPPLPQHYRLEDMAMAHHYRDAYRHPDPRELRERQRPAAVHGTRQEEVIDHRLTDREWAEEWKHLNNLLNCIMDMVEKTRRSLTVLRRCQEADREELNHWIRRYSDAEDMKKGSPPSARPHNSSSAATEAPQLDAHRDFAPRPLSGYMPEEIWRKAEEAVNEVKRQAMSELQKAVSDAERKAHELITTERAKMERALAEAKRQASEDALTVINQQEDSSESCWNCGRKASETCSGCNTARYCGSFCQHKDWEKHHHVCGQTLQGLPGPAAPGPGQPDGVPAMASSPSEAGSVAASRAGTPATPAPLDSASR, encoded by the exons ATGCCCGACTCGCCGGCCGACGTGAAGACGCAGGCCCGCTCCACGCCGCCCAGCatgcccccgccgccgcccgccgcctcGCAGGGAGCCACGCGCCACCCCTCCTTCACGCCCAGCACCA ATCGAGATGCTGGCCCTCCGACGTTTCTGCCTCGCGGCCGTTTTCATGGTTGCTTGAAATGGTCGATGGTCTGTCTTT TGATGAACGGGAGCAGCCACTCACCGACCGCCATCAACGGGGCTCCGTCCACCCCCAACGGGTTCAGCAACGGGCCGGCCACCTCCTCCAGCGCCTCCCTGTCCACCCACCAGCTCCCTCCGGCCTGTGGTGCCCGCCAGCTCTCCAAGCTCAAGCGCTTCCTCACCACCCTGCAGCAGTTCGGGAACGACATCTCCCCCGAGATCGGGGAGCGGGTGCGCACCCTCGTCCTGGGGCTCGTG AACTCCACCCTCACCATCGAGGAGTTTCACGCCAAGCTCCAAGAGGCCACCAACTTCCCGCTGCGACCCTTCGTCATCCCCTTCCTCAAG GCCAACCTGCCGCTGCTGCAGCGGGAGCTGCTGCACTGCGCCCGCATGGCCAAGCAGACCCCGGCCCAGTACCTGGCCCAGCacgagcagctgctgctggacgCCAACGCCTCCTCTCCCATCGACTCCTCCGAGCTGCTCCTGGAGGTGGGCGAGAGCGGCAAGAGGAGGACGCCAGACAG GACCAAAGAGAACGGTTTGGACCGAGACCCCCTGCACCCCGAGCACCTCAGCAAGCGGCCGTGCACCATGAGCCCAGCGCAGCGCTACAGCCCCAGCAACGGGCTGAGCCACCCCCCGAACGGGCTGGGGCACGCGCCCGCCGGcccccccctgccccagcactaCCGCCTGGAGGACATGGCCATGGCACACCACTACCGGGACGCCTACCGGCACCCCGACCCCCGGGAGCTCCGCGAGCGCCAGCGGCCCGCCG CCGTGCACGGGACGCGGCAGGAGGAGGTGATCGACCACCGGCTCACGGACCGGGAGTGGGCGGAGGAGTGGAAACACCTCAACAAC CTGCTGAACTGCATCATGGACATGGTGGAGAAGACGCGGCGGTCGCTGACGGTGCTGCGGCGGTGCCAGGAGGCCGATCGCGAGGAGCTCAACCACTGGATCCGGCGCTACAGCGACGCCGAGGACATGAAGAAAGGCAGCCCCCCCTCCGCACGTCCCCACAACTCCTCCTCCGCCGCCACCGAGGCTCCCCAGTTAG ACGCTCACCGGGACTTTGCGCCGCGGCCGCTCTCCGGGTACATGCCCGAGGAGATCTGGAGGAAGGCTG AAGAAGCCGTGAACGAGGTGAAGCGCCAGGCCATGTCCGAGCTGCAGAAGGCCGTGTCGGATGCCGAGCGGAAAGCCCACGAGCTGATCACGACGGAGCGCGCCAAGATGGAGCGGGCCCTGGCCGAGGCCAAGCGCCAGGCGTCCGAGGATGCCCTCACCGTCATCAATCAGCAGGAGGACTCGAGCGAG AGCTGCTGGAACTGCGGGCGGAAGGCGAGCGAGACGTGCAGCGGCTGCAACACCGCGCGCTACTGCGGCTCCTTCTGCCAGCACAAGGATTGGGAGAAGCACCACCACGTCTGCGGGCAGACTCTGCAGGGGctgccgggccccgccgcccccgggccgggccagCCCGACGGGGTGCCCGCCATGGCCAGCAGCCCCAGCGAGGCGGGCTCGGTGGCCGCGTCCCGCGCTGGCACTCCGGCCACGCCGGCGCCGCTGGACAGCGCGTCCCGCTGA
- the CBFA2T3 gene encoding protein CBFA2T3 isoform X2, whose protein sequence is MLADNAETPAAAMPDSPADVKTQARSTPPSMPPPPPAASQGATRHPSFTPSTNRDAGPPTFLPRGRFHGCLKWSMVCLLMNGSSHSPTAINGAPSTPNGFSNGPATSSSASLSTHQLPPACGARQLSKLKRFLTTLQQFGNDISPEIGERVRTLVLGLVNSTLTIEEFHAKLQEATNFPLRPFVIPFLKANLPLLQRELLHCARMAKQTPAQYLAQHEQLLLDANASSPIDSSELLLEVGESGKRRTPDRTKENGLDRDPLHPEHLSKRPCTMSPAQRYSPSNGLSHPPNGLGHAPAGPPLPQHYRLEDMAMAHHYRDAYRHPDPRELRERQRPAAVHGTRQEEVIDHRLTDREWAEEWKHLNNLLNCIMDMVEKTRRSLTVLRRCQEADREELNHWIRRYSDAEDMKKGSPPSARPHNSSSAATEAPQLDAHRDFAPRPLSGYMPEEIWRKAEAVNEVKRQAMSELQKAVSDAERKAHELITTERAKMERALAEAKRQASEDALTVINQQEDSSESCWNCGRKASETCSGCNTARYCGSFCQHKDWEKHHHVCGQTLQGLPGPAAPGPGQPDGVPAMASSPSEAGSVAASRAGTPATPAPLDSASR, encoded by the exons ATGCTGGCAG ATAACGCGGAGACTCCGGCCGCCGCCATGCCCGACTCGCCGGCCGACGTGAAGACGCAGGCCCGCTCCACGCCGCCCAGCatgcccccgccgccgcccgccgcctcGCAGGGAGCCACGCGCCACCCCTCCTTCACGCCCAGCACCA ATCGAGATGCTGGCCCTCCGACGTTTCTGCCTCGCGGCCGTTTTCATGGTTGCTTGAAATGGTCGATGGTCTGTCTTT TGATGAACGGGAGCAGCCACTCACCGACCGCCATCAACGGGGCTCCGTCCACCCCCAACGGGTTCAGCAACGGGCCGGCCACCTCCTCCAGCGCCTCCCTGTCCACCCACCAGCTCCCTCCGGCCTGTGGTGCCCGCCAGCTCTCCAAGCTCAAGCGCTTCCTCACCACCCTGCAGCAGTTCGGGAACGACATCTCCCCCGAGATCGGGGAGCGGGTGCGCACCCTCGTCCTGGGGCTCGTG AACTCCACCCTCACCATCGAGGAGTTTCACGCCAAGCTCCAAGAGGCCACCAACTTCCCGCTGCGACCCTTCGTCATCCCCTTCCTCAAG GCCAACCTGCCGCTGCTGCAGCGGGAGCTGCTGCACTGCGCCCGCATGGCCAAGCAGACCCCGGCCCAGTACCTGGCCCAGCacgagcagctgctgctggacgCCAACGCCTCCTCTCCCATCGACTCCTCCGAGCTGCTCCTGGAGGTGGGCGAGAGCGGCAAGAGGAGGACGCCAGACAG GACCAAAGAGAACGGTTTGGACCGAGACCCCCTGCACCCCGAGCACCTCAGCAAGCGGCCGTGCACCATGAGCCCAGCGCAGCGCTACAGCCCCAGCAACGGGCTGAGCCACCCCCCGAACGGGCTGGGGCACGCGCCCGCCGGcccccccctgccccagcactaCCGCCTGGAGGACATGGCCATGGCACACCACTACCGGGACGCCTACCGGCACCCCGACCCCCGGGAGCTCCGCGAGCGCCAGCGGCCCGCCG CCGTGCACGGGACGCGGCAGGAGGAGGTGATCGACCACCGGCTCACGGACCGGGAGTGGGCGGAGGAGTGGAAACACCTCAACAAC CTGCTGAACTGCATCATGGACATGGTGGAGAAGACGCGGCGGTCGCTGACGGTGCTGCGGCGGTGCCAGGAGGCCGATCGCGAGGAGCTCAACCACTGGATCCGGCGCTACAGCGACGCCGAGGACATGAAGAAAGGCAGCCCCCCCTCCGCACGTCCCCACAACTCCTCCTCCGCCGCCACCGAGGCTCCCCAGTTAG ACGCTCACCGGGACTTTGCGCCGCGGCCGCTCTCCGGGTACATGCCCGAGGAGATCTGGAGGAAGGCTG AAGCCGTGAACGAGGTGAAGCGCCAGGCCATGTCCGAGCTGCAGAAGGCCGTGTCGGATGCCGAGCGGAAAGCCCACGAGCTGATCACGACGGAGCGCGCCAAGATGGAGCGGGCCCTGGCCGAGGCCAAGCGCCAGGCGTCCGAGGATGCCCTCACCGTCATCAATCAGCAGGAGGACTCGAGCGAG AGCTGCTGGAACTGCGGGCGGAAGGCGAGCGAGACGTGCAGCGGCTGCAACACCGCGCGCTACTGCGGCTCCTTCTGCCAGCACAAGGATTGGGAGAAGCACCACCACGTCTGCGGGCAGACTCTGCAGGGGctgccgggccccgccgcccccgggccgggccagCCCGACGGGGTGCCCGCCATGGCCAGCAGCCCCAGCGAGGCGGGCTCGGTGGCCGCGTCCCGCGCTGGCACTCCGGCCACGCCGGCGCCGCTGGACAGCGCGTCCCGCTGA
- the CBFA2T3 gene encoding protein CBFA2T3 isoform X4, giving the protein MLADNAETPAAAMPDSPADVKTQARSTPPSMPPPPPAASQGATRHPSFTPSTMMNGSSHSPTAINGAPSTPNGFSNGPATSSSASLSTHQLPPACGARQLSKLKRFLTTLQQFGNDISPEIGERVRTLVLGLVNSTLTIEEFHAKLQEATNFPLRPFVIPFLKANLPLLQRELLHCARMAKQTPAQYLAQHEQLLLDANASSPIDSSELLLEVGESGKRRTPDRTKENGLDRDPLHPEHLSKRPCTMSPAQRYSPSNGLSHPPNGLGHAPAGPPLPQHYRLEDMAMAHHYRDAYRHPDPRELRERQRPAAVHGTRQEEVIDHRLTDREWAEEWKHLNNLLNCIMDMVEKTRRSLTVLRRCQEADREELNHWIRRYSDAEDMKKGSPPSARPHNSSSAATEAPQLDAHRDFAPRPLSGYMPEEIWRKAEEAVNEVKRQAMSELQKAVSDAERKAHELITTERAKMERALAEAKRQASEDALTVINQQEDSSESCWNCGRKASETCSGCNTARYCGSFCQHKDWEKHHHVCGQTLQGLPGPAAPGPGQPDGVPAMASSPSEAGSVAASRAGTPATPAPLDSASR; this is encoded by the exons ATGCTGGCAG ATAACGCGGAGACTCCGGCCGCCGCCATGCCCGACTCGCCGGCCGACGTGAAGACGCAGGCCCGCTCCACGCCGCCCAGCatgcccccgccgccgcccgccgcctcGCAGGGAGCCACGCGCCACCCCTCCTTCACGCCCAGCACCA TGATGAACGGGAGCAGCCACTCACCGACCGCCATCAACGGGGCTCCGTCCACCCCCAACGGGTTCAGCAACGGGCCGGCCACCTCCTCCAGCGCCTCCCTGTCCACCCACCAGCTCCCTCCGGCCTGTGGTGCCCGCCAGCTCTCCAAGCTCAAGCGCTTCCTCACCACCCTGCAGCAGTTCGGGAACGACATCTCCCCCGAGATCGGGGAGCGGGTGCGCACCCTCGTCCTGGGGCTCGTG AACTCCACCCTCACCATCGAGGAGTTTCACGCCAAGCTCCAAGAGGCCACCAACTTCCCGCTGCGACCCTTCGTCATCCCCTTCCTCAAG GCCAACCTGCCGCTGCTGCAGCGGGAGCTGCTGCACTGCGCCCGCATGGCCAAGCAGACCCCGGCCCAGTACCTGGCCCAGCacgagcagctgctgctggacgCCAACGCCTCCTCTCCCATCGACTCCTCCGAGCTGCTCCTGGAGGTGGGCGAGAGCGGCAAGAGGAGGACGCCAGACAG GACCAAAGAGAACGGTTTGGACCGAGACCCCCTGCACCCCGAGCACCTCAGCAAGCGGCCGTGCACCATGAGCCCAGCGCAGCGCTACAGCCCCAGCAACGGGCTGAGCCACCCCCCGAACGGGCTGGGGCACGCGCCCGCCGGcccccccctgccccagcactaCCGCCTGGAGGACATGGCCATGGCACACCACTACCGGGACGCCTACCGGCACCCCGACCCCCGGGAGCTCCGCGAGCGCCAGCGGCCCGCCG CCGTGCACGGGACGCGGCAGGAGGAGGTGATCGACCACCGGCTCACGGACCGGGAGTGGGCGGAGGAGTGGAAACACCTCAACAAC CTGCTGAACTGCATCATGGACATGGTGGAGAAGACGCGGCGGTCGCTGACGGTGCTGCGGCGGTGCCAGGAGGCCGATCGCGAGGAGCTCAACCACTGGATCCGGCGCTACAGCGACGCCGAGGACATGAAGAAAGGCAGCCCCCCCTCCGCACGTCCCCACAACTCCTCCTCCGCCGCCACCGAGGCTCCCCAGTTAG ACGCTCACCGGGACTTTGCGCCGCGGCCGCTCTCCGGGTACATGCCCGAGGAGATCTGGAGGAAGGCTG AAGAAGCCGTGAACGAGGTGAAGCGCCAGGCCATGTCCGAGCTGCAGAAGGCCGTGTCGGATGCCGAGCGGAAAGCCCACGAGCTGATCACGACGGAGCGCGCCAAGATGGAGCGGGCCCTGGCCGAGGCCAAGCGCCAGGCGTCCGAGGATGCCCTCACCGTCATCAATCAGCAGGAGGACTCGAGCGAG AGCTGCTGGAACTGCGGGCGGAAGGCGAGCGAGACGTGCAGCGGCTGCAACACCGCGCGCTACTGCGGCTCCTTCTGCCAGCACAAGGATTGGGAGAAGCACCACCACGTCTGCGGGCAGACTCTGCAGGGGctgccgggccccgccgcccccgggccgggccagCCCGACGGGGTGCCCGCCATGGCCAGCAGCCCCAGCGAGGCGGGCTCGGTGGCCGCGTCCCGCGCTGGCACTCCGGCCACGCCGGCGCCGCTGGACAGCGCGTCCCGCTGA
- the CBFA2T3 gene encoding protein CBFA2T3 isoform X1 produces the protein MLADNAETPAAAMPDSPADVKTQARSTPPSMPPPPPAASQGATRHPSFTPSTNRDAGPPTFLPRGRFHGCLKWSMVCLLMNGSSHSPTAINGAPSTPNGFSNGPATSSSASLSTHQLPPACGARQLSKLKRFLTTLQQFGNDISPEIGERVRTLVLGLVNSTLTIEEFHAKLQEATNFPLRPFVIPFLKANLPLLQRELLHCARMAKQTPAQYLAQHEQLLLDANASSPIDSSELLLEVGESGKRRTPDRTKENGLDRDPLHPEHLSKRPCTMSPAQRYSPSNGLSHPPNGLGHAPAGPPLPQHYRLEDMAMAHHYRDAYRHPDPRELRERQRPAAVHGTRQEEVIDHRLTDREWAEEWKHLNNLLNCIMDMVEKTRRSLTVLRRCQEADREELNHWIRRYSDAEDMKKGSPPSARPHNSSSAATEAPQLDAHRDFAPRPLSGYMPEEIWRKAEEAVNEVKRQAMSELQKAVSDAERKAHELITTERAKMERALAEAKRQASEDALTVINQQEDSSESCWNCGRKASETCSGCNTARYCGSFCQHKDWEKHHHVCGQTLQGLPGPAAPGPGQPDGVPAMASSPSEAGSVAASRAGTPATPAPLDSASR, from the exons ATGCTGGCAG ATAACGCGGAGACTCCGGCCGCCGCCATGCCCGACTCGCCGGCCGACGTGAAGACGCAGGCCCGCTCCACGCCGCCCAGCatgcccccgccgccgcccgccgcctcGCAGGGAGCCACGCGCCACCCCTCCTTCACGCCCAGCACCA ATCGAGATGCTGGCCCTCCGACGTTTCTGCCTCGCGGCCGTTTTCATGGTTGCTTGAAATGGTCGATGGTCTGTCTTT TGATGAACGGGAGCAGCCACTCACCGACCGCCATCAACGGGGCTCCGTCCACCCCCAACGGGTTCAGCAACGGGCCGGCCACCTCCTCCAGCGCCTCCCTGTCCACCCACCAGCTCCCTCCGGCCTGTGGTGCCCGCCAGCTCTCCAAGCTCAAGCGCTTCCTCACCACCCTGCAGCAGTTCGGGAACGACATCTCCCCCGAGATCGGGGAGCGGGTGCGCACCCTCGTCCTGGGGCTCGTG AACTCCACCCTCACCATCGAGGAGTTTCACGCCAAGCTCCAAGAGGCCACCAACTTCCCGCTGCGACCCTTCGTCATCCCCTTCCTCAAG GCCAACCTGCCGCTGCTGCAGCGGGAGCTGCTGCACTGCGCCCGCATGGCCAAGCAGACCCCGGCCCAGTACCTGGCCCAGCacgagcagctgctgctggacgCCAACGCCTCCTCTCCCATCGACTCCTCCGAGCTGCTCCTGGAGGTGGGCGAGAGCGGCAAGAGGAGGACGCCAGACAG GACCAAAGAGAACGGTTTGGACCGAGACCCCCTGCACCCCGAGCACCTCAGCAAGCGGCCGTGCACCATGAGCCCAGCGCAGCGCTACAGCCCCAGCAACGGGCTGAGCCACCCCCCGAACGGGCTGGGGCACGCGCCCGCCGGcccccccctgccccagcactaCCGCCTGGAGGACATGGCCATGGCACACCACTACCGGGACGCCTACCGGCACCCCGACCCCCGGGAGCTCCGCGAGCGCCAGCGGCCCGCCG CCGTGCACGGGACGCGGCAGGAGGAGGTGATCGACCACCGGCTCACGGACCGGGAGTGGGCGGAGGAGTGGAAACACCTCAACAAC CTGCTGAACTGCATCATGGACATGGTGGAGAAGACGCGGCGGTCGCTGACGGTGCTGCGGCGGTGCCAGGAGGCCGATCGCGAGGAGCTCAACCACTGGATCCGGCGCTACAGCGACGCCGAGGACATGAAGAAAGGCAGCCCCCCCTCCGCACGTCCCCACAACTCCTCCTCCGCCGCCACCGAGGCTCCCCAGTTAG ACGCTCACCGGGACTTTGCGCCGCGGCCGCTCTCCGGGTACATGCCCGAGGAGATCTGGAGGAAGGCTG AAGAAGCCGTGAACGAGGTGAAGCGCCAGGCCATGTCCGAGCTGCAGAAGGCCGTGTCGGATGCCGAGCGGAAAGCCCACGAGCTGATCACGACGGAGCGCGCCAAGATGGAGCGGGCCCTGGCCGAGGCCAAGCGCCAGGCGTCCGAGGATGCCCTCACCGTCATCAATCAGCAGGAGGACTCGAGCGAG AGCTGCTGGAACTGCGGGCGGAAGGCGAGCGAGACGTGCAGCGGCTGCAACACCGCGCGCTACTGCGGCTCCTTCTGCCAGCACAAGGATTGGGAGAAGCACCACCACGTCTGCGGGCAGACTCTGCAGGGGctgccgggccccgccgcccccgggccgggccagCCCGACGGGGTGCCCGCCATGGCCAGCAGCCCCAGCGAGGCGGGCTCGGTGGCCGCGTCCCGCGCTGGCACTCCGGCCACGCCGGCGCCGCTGGACAGCGCGTCCCGCTGA
- the CBFA2T3 gene encoding protein CBFA2T3 isoform X5 → MNGSSHSPTAINGAPSTPNGFSNGPATSSSASLSTHQLPPACGARQLSKLKRFLTTLQQFGNDISPEIGERVRTLVLGLVNSTLTIEEFHAKLQEATNFPLRPFVIPFLKANLPLLQRELLHCARMAKQTPAQYLAQHEQLLLDANASSPIDSSELLLEVGESGKRRTPDRTKENGLDRDPLHPEHLSKRPCTMSPAQRYSPSNGLSHPPNGLGHAPAGPPLPQHYRLEDMAMAHHYRDAYRHPDPRELRERQRPAAVHGTRQEEVIDHRLTDREWAEEWKHLNNLLNCIMDMVEKTRRSLTVLRRCQEADREELNHWIRRYSDAEDMKKGSPPSARPHNSSSAATEAPQLDAHRDFAPRPLSGYMPEEIWRKAEEAVNEVKRQAMSELQKAVSDAERKAHELITTERAKMERALAEAKRQASEDALTVINQQEDSSESCWNCGRKASETCSGCNTARYCGSFCQHKDWEKHHHVCGQTLQGLPGPAAPGPGQPDGVPAMASSPSEAGSVAASRAGTPATPAPLDSASR, encoded by the exons ATGAACGGGAGCAGCCACTCACCGACCGCCATCAACGGGGCTCCGTCCACCCCCAACGGGTTCAGCAACGGGCCGGCCACCTCCTCCAGCGCCTCCCTGTCCACCCACCAGCTCCCTCCGGCCTGTGGTGCCCGCCAGCTCTCCAAGCTCAAGCGCTTCCTCACCACCCTGCAGCAGTTCGGGAACGACATCTCCCCCGAGATCGGGGAGCGGGTGCGCACCCTCGTCCTGGGGCTCGTG AACTCCACCCTCACCATCGAGGAGTTTCACGCCAAGCTCCAAGAGGCCACCAACTTCCCGCTGCGACCCTTCGTCATCCCCTTCCTCAAG GCCAACCTGCCGCTGCTGCAGCGGGAGCTGCTGCACTGCGCCCGCATGGCCAAGCAGACCCCGGCCCAGTACCTGGCCCAGCacgagcagctgctgctggacgCCAACGCCTCCTCTCCCATCGACTCCTCCGAGCTGCTCCTGGAGGTGGGCGAGAGCGGCAAGAGGAGGACGCCAGACAG GACCAAAGAGAACGGTTTGGACCGAGACCCCCTGCACCCCGAGCACCTCAGCAAGCGGCCGTGCACCATGAGCCCAGCGCAGCGCTACAGCCCCAGCAACGGGCTGAGCCACCCCCCGAACGGGCTGGGGCACGCGCCCGCCGGcccccccctgccccagcactaCCGCCTGGAGGACATGGCCATGGCACACCACTACCGGGACGCCTACCGGCACCCCGACCCCCGGGAGCTCCGCGAGCGCCAGCGGCCCGCCG CCGTGCACGGGACGCGGCAGGAGGAGGTGATCGACCACCGGCTCACGGACCGGGAGTGGGCGGAGGAGTGGAAACACCTCAACAAC CTGCTGAACTGCATCATGGACATGGTGGAGAAGACGCGGCGGTCGCTGACGGTGCTGCGGCGGTGCCAGGAGGCCGATCGCGAGGAGCTCAACCACTGGATCCGGCGCTACAGCGACGCCGAGGACATGAAGAAAGGCAGCCCCCCCTCCGCACGTCCCCACAACTCCTCCTCCGCCGCCACCGAGGCTCCCCAGTTAG ACGCTCACCGGGACTTTGCGCCGCGGCCGCTCTCCGGGTACATGCCCGAGGAGATCTGGAGGAAGGCTG AAGAAGCCGTGAACGAGGTGAAGCGCCAGGCCATGTCCGAGCTGCAGAAGGCCGTGTCGGATGCCGAGCGGAAAGCCCACGAGCTGATCACGACGGAGCGCGCCAAGATGGAGCGGGCCCTGGCCGAGGCCAAGCGCCAGGCGTCCGAGGATGCCCTCACCGTCATCAATCAGCAGGAGGACTCGAGCGAG AGCTGCTGGAACTGCGGGCGGAAGGCGAGCGAGACGTGCAGCGGCTGCAACACCGCGCGCTACTGCGGCTCCTTCTGCCAGCACAAGGATTGGGAGAAGCACCACCACGTCTGCGGGCAGACTCTGCAGGGGctgccgggccccgccgcccccgggccgggccagCCCGACGGGGTGCCCGCCATGGCCAGCAGCCCCAGCGAGGCGGGCTCGGTGGCCGCGTCCCGCGCTGGCACTCCGGCCACGCCGGCGCCGCTGGACAGCGCGTCCCGCTGA